One region of Candidatus Delongbacteria bacterium genomic DNA includes:
- a CDS encoding amino acid ABC transporter permease, translating into MKFLTSLSEYMPYMLDGLVVTIKLTIISAIVGFIIGVPLVLGTLYGGFFFKNISKLYITLIRGTPLLVQLFFIYYGLPAIGFNMTPYSAALLGFVLNSAAYQAEYMKGGFLAITTEQMEASFSIGLSKWQSIRYVIFPQAFRFSIPSLSNEIIYLIKYTSIAYIIQVEELFAQAKFFASDTYYYLEIFITIGIVYLLMIYIITMLTNILEKKLYIPGFDISHLK; encoded by the coding sequence ATGAAATTTTTGACTTCACTCTCTGAATACATGCCATATATGTTAGACGGTCTTGTTGTAACTATAAAACTAACCATTATTTCAGCAATTGTTGGTTTTATAATTGGAGTCCCTCTTGTTTTAGGTACATTGTATGGAGGATTTTTCTTCAAAAACATATCTAAATTGTATATTACTTTGATTAGAGGAACACCTTTACTTGTACAATTATTTTTTATCTATTATGGATTACCCGCAATTGGTTTTAACATGACGCCTTATTCAGCAGCTTTACTTGGATTTGTATTGAACTCAGCAGCTTATCAGGCAGAATATATGAAGGGAGGATTTCTTGCGATTACTACTGAGCAGATGGAGGCTTCATTTTCAATCGGTTTATCTAAATGGCAATCTATTCGTTATGTAATTTTCCCTCAAGCATTCAGATTTTCTATCCCAAGTTTATCGAATGAAATTATATACCTGATAAAATACACATCTATAGCATATATAATTCAGGTCGAAGAACTGTTCGCTCAAGCCAAGTTTTTTGCAAGTGATACATATTATTATCTTGAGATATTCATAACTATTGGTATCGTATACCTTTTGATGATTTACATTATTACTATGTTGACAAATATATTGGAAAAAAAGTTATACATTCCAGGTTTTGACATTTCACATCTAAAATAG
- a CDS encoding amino acid ABC transporter ATP-binding protein produces MSLLKVENIVKRFGTNTVLNGVSFNVEKGDVKVIIGPSGTGKSTMLRCINMLNPPEEGQIFLQDKDLTAKHINLSLERQKIGMVFQHFALFKHLKALDNVALGLRKVRKMSKNQAYEKAEQELSRVGLFEHRFKFPAELSGGQQQRVGIARALAMDPLLMLFDEPTSALDPELIGEVLTVMQKLAKEGMTMICVTHEMGFAKSVASEIIFMEGGKILEQSEPAIMFKQPKHERTRIFLNKISELYGEH; encoded by the coding sequence ATGTCATTATTAAAAGTTGAAAATATTGTTAAACGCTTTGGTACAAATACAGTTCTTAATGGAGTTTCATTTAATGTTGAAAAAGGTGATGTTAAAGTAATTATTGGACCTTCTGGAACAGGAAAATCAACAATGCTAAGATGTATAAATATGTTGAATCCCCCCGAGGAAGGGCAAATTTTTCTTCAAGATAAAGATCTTACGGCAAAACATATAAATCTTAGTCTAGAAAGACAAAAAATTGGAATGGTGTTTCAACATTTTGCACTTTTTAAACATTTAAAAGCATTAGACAACGTGGCTCTTGGGCTGAGAAAAGTAAGAAAAATGAGTAAAAATCAAGCCTATGAAAAAGCTGAACAAGAATTATCTAGAGTTGGACTTTTTGAACATAGATTCAAATTTCCAGCTGAACTGTCAGGAGGTCAACAACAACGTGTAGGAATTGCAAGAGCATTAGCAATGGATCCTTTATTAATGCTTTTTGATGAACCCACCTCAGCACTTGATCCCGAACTTATTGGTGAAGTATTAACTGTTATGCAAAAACTTGCAAAAGAAGGTATGACCATGATCTGTGTGACTCATGAGATGGGTTTTGCAAAATCTGTAGCCTCAGAGATAATTTTCATGGAAGGAGGAAAGATTCTAGAACAATCTGAACCTGCTATCATGTTCAAACAGCCAAAACACGAACGAACTAGAATTTTTTTAAATAAAATATCTGAACTATATGGAGAACATTAG
- a CDS encoding amino acid ABC transporter permease, translating into MSGDSVDFLTKLSDSSIFIVEHLPELLKGAIVAIEITVLSILLGMIIGIFVAFFRIYGGKKVNRLMYIYEWIFRGIPILVLLFIIYFGLPSIGLNMPPFISVVLGLGLRSSAYQSQVFRGAMLSIGTEQMEAGISLGMSKIKTLFNVILPQAIRLSLPGFTNEFTIVLKDSPLAYAVGIAEILKNGRDIIVMSFKPFEIYLACAIIYFILFHIFYYMFQKISDRFEVPGFISNK; encoded by the coding sequence ATGAGTGGAGATTCTGTTGATTTTCTTACAAAACTTTCAGATTCCTCAATTTTTATTGTAGAGCATTTACCCGAGCTTTTAAAAGGTGCTATAGTAGCAATAGAAATTACAGTTCTTTCGATTCTATTAGGTATGATAATTGGGATTTTTGTAGCTTTTTTTAGAATTTATGGTGGTAAAAAAGTTAATAGACTGATGTATATTTACGAATGGATTTTTAGAGGTATTCCAATTCTGGTATTACTTTTTATTATCTATTTTGGGCTTCCATCAATAGGTTTGAATATGCCTCCCTTCATTTCTGTAGTGCTAGGGTTGGGTTTAAGATCTTCAGCATATCAGTCACAAGTTTTTAGAGGGGCGATGTTATCAATTGGCACAGAACAGATGGAAGCTGGAATTTCTTTAGGTATGTCAAAAATTAAAACATTATTCAATGTGATTCTTCCTCAGGCAATAAGGTTATCCTTACCTGGATTTACTAACGAATTTACAATTGTTCTGAAGGATTCACCTCTTGCATATGCAGTAGGTATAGCAGAGATACTCAAAAACGGTAGAGATATTATTGTCATGTCTTTCAAACCTTTTGAGATTTATCTTGCTTGTGCTATAATTTATTTCATTTTATTTCATATTTTCTACTATATGTTTCAAAAAATTTCCGACAGATTTGAGGTTCCAGGATTTATAAGTAATAAATAG
- a CDS encoding transporter substrate-binding domain-containing protein, which yields MKRIAFFLLSVLTVSLLLSCSKHEENVLKVATNAEYPPFEFKEGAEHKGIDIELAKLIGAKLGMKVEVLDIDFDAIIPSLVSKKADMAMSAMTITDKRKEKIDFSSPYYIANQSLISEKTKDLTIKSEEDLANYLIGVQTGTTGQSYIDENLINKNIMKKENLKKYPTNIEAITDMLNGNVDLVIIDDSAAKGYEKLKPIKTVYTIDSGESYGIAFPKGSQYREKVDQALKEILNSEDWIKILRKYL from the coding sequence ATGAAAAGAATCGCTTTCTTTCTGTTATCAGTTTTAACCGTGAGTTTACTACTTTCATGTTCAAAGCATGAAGAGAATGTTTTAAAAGTGGCAACGAACGCTGAATACCCTCCTTTTGAATTCAAAGAAGGTGCTGAACACAAGGGAATTGATATTGAACTGGCAAAATTGATTGGAGCAAAACTCGGAATGAAAGTCGAGGTTCTAGATATCGATTTTGACGCAATTATACCTTCACTCGTATCAAAAAAGGCAGATATGGCTATGTCTGCGATGACCATTACCGATAAAAGGAAAGAAAAGATTGATTTCTCTTCTCCATATTACATAGCAAATCAATCTCTTATTTCGGAGAAGACTAAAGATTTAACCATAAAATCAGAAGAGGACTTGGCTAACTACCTAATCGGAGTACAGACAGGAACTACAGGACAAAGTTATATTGATGAAAACCTCATAAATAAAAATATTATGAAAAAAGAGAACTTAAAAAAGTATCCGACCAATATTGAAGCAATAACTGATATGCTTAATGGAAATGTTGACCTTGTAATTATTGATGACAGTGCAGCAAAAGGTTATGAAAAACTTAAACCAATTAAAACCGTATACACCATTGATTCAGGAGAAAGTTATGGTATAGCTTTCCCTAAAGGTTCACAATACAGGGAAAAAGTTGATCAGGCTTTGAAAGAGATTTTAAACTCGGAAGATTGGATTAAAATATTAAGAAAATACCTTTAA
- the trxA gene encoding thioredoxin produces the protein MAHLLTKQEFLDKIFDYENDKEWKFKGDVPVIIDFYADWCGPCKMVAPILDRLSGEYGEKLKIYKIDTEAEQELAAVFQISSIPSLLFIPVGEQPQMALGAQSYGNFVKMIEEILHVTK, from the coding sequence ATGGCACACTTACTTACAAAACAAGAATTTTTGGATAAAATTTTTGATTACGAAAATGATAAAGAGTGGAAATTTAAAGGTGATGTTCCAGTGATAATAGATTTTTATGCAGATTGGTGTGGACCGTGTAAAATGGTTGCTCCAATTCTTGACAGACTTTCAGGTGAGTATGGAGAAAAGTTAAAAATTTATAAAATAGACACCGAGGCAGAACAGGAATTAGCAGCCGTTTTCCAAATTAGCAGTATTCCTTCGCTACTCTTTATACCAGTTGGGGAGCAACCCCAGATGGCACTAGGTGCACAGTCCTATGGAAATTTTGTTAAGATGATTGAAGAAATTTTACATGTTACTAAATAA